The Arvicola amphibius chromosome 5, mArvAmp1.2, whole genome shotgun sequence genome contains the following window.
ttctgtagctttggaacctgtcctggaactcgttgtgtagacaaggctggcctcaaacacccagagatccacctgcctctgcctctggagtgctgggatcaaaggcatgtgccaccaccacctggcaaaattattatttttctattgtgaaATGCCCAGGGTCAGTTAAACTGAAAACCACACAttgtgcttcattttttaaagcgATGCCCATGTCACATGGCCACTTGGTAGTTCTGATTTCTGAACCCTAGGTACTTTGGTGGCACAGTGGAAATAGTGTTGTATTCCTGTGTATAGTATAACTGAATAATAGCAACTTGCAGAAAGGTTCATCCCCAAAGGAAAGGGACTGGTGTATGGCACAAAGTGTCAAAACTTGATCCAAGCACTCTGCAGAAGCCACATTTGATCTTCGAGAAAAGTCTGGAATATGTTTTACCATTGACGATCACTAACCCTTGGGATGTTTCAAAAGAAGAACAATCTCAAGTGTTGATGGGAATGTGTGAGACCTTGAACTCTCTCTTTGCTGATTAGAACATAGTATGCTGCAACTACTTTAGAAAATATTCTCTAAAAGTTAAAACCGTTAAACGGGTATATCTCTTGGATATACCCGTTGTTATCCAAGAGAAATGGAATCCTGTGTCCACATGCATAGCCACAGCAGcgttctttctttttagttctgtgtccccagtactggggattgaactcagaacctggCGAGTCTAGGCAAATGCTGCATTACCCACTTAGATCACCAGCCTTTTTATTGCAAGCTTGGAAACAAGTTCTCATTAAAttgtccaggctggccacaaactcactatGTGGTCTACGTGCACCGAgagcttgtgatcctcctgcctctgcctcccaaatagctggggttatagatgtgcCCCCACCGTGCCGAGCTTGGTggctttatcttattttaatagCTAAGATAGAGTGGCCTCAGGTTTCTTACCGGAAACTCTGGAGGACAGAAGATGTTGGATCAGTTGTATACAGGCGGTTGAAAAGAAAAGCCTGAGACTCAGAATTCTCTACCCAGATTGCCTGTCATTAACCTGTTTAACCTTACCGTGTGAAGTTTGTTAAGGCTGAGATTGAAGTAACAACTCTAATTCATAACTAAGACACCTGAAGAAAGGATGaagagagttttgtttttgtttttgtttttttgttttgttttgttttttaaactcaaCGTGTGTCTTGGCTCATAAGCACAGTCCTCACGGTACACTTTAATGGCCACCTGGTGCTCTGTACCTTCTGTGTATACTCGTTTCATTGGACTCTTTGGGTTTAACGTGATAACATTCTAAGTACAATGTGTCCACTCAGGCTGGCAGGAGACTCTGAGGATGAGTGGTTTAGGGAGGAAATGAAGCCAGTGGTGGAGTCTCTGATCCTTTCTGCAAGGAACATCCTGCTGGTAACCCAGAAGCTCCCGGTGCAGCCGGAGTGTCAGCGCCACTGGGAGGAGCTAGTGGCCGCAGCTCAGCAGATCCTGGTGGACACTGCCAAGGTGAGGCTCCCTCAGAGCTGGCTGGCCGCTTGGTCATTGCTGGAGAGCACACATGGTCATGCAGTTCTCACAGGAACTCCTGGCCGTCCCTTAATTTGAAACCTGCCCAAGTGCTTGCCAAGCTCCTTGACAGGGTTCATTACCGATTTAATAAGGGCTAAAATTGAAGCTGTAACAGGAGCTGGTAGAACCCCTCAGTTTCCAGACACACTCAGTTTTTCATCCTGACCCACATTCCTTTCTAAacaaaacttaaatttattttggagagtttatttatttgtattttatgtctgCGAGTATTTGCCTGAATGTGTAGCTATGCACCACGTCTGTAAACCgactgaggaagaggagagcagaggagggcCTAGGAAATtctagtgttggaattacagacagttgtgcgTCCCCTTGTGGATGCAGGTAATCAAAGCTAGGTCCTCTAGTAGAGTAGCCCGTGCACTTAATTGCTGACTCATCTATCTCTCCGGCCCTTTTACTACTTTTACAAATCctcaaaatattttgttgttattcatTGTATAACATCTGTAGTGTGGTTTATTGGAGGATATTGCAGTGGGGTAGGGGAGGGTGAGAGGCAGAACCGGAGGGGTTTGGGCACCTGCTAGTGgtgaatgaaaaggagagaaaggcttTTGGCTTGGGTACCAGCCTCAGGGTTAGGGAGTGGATGGAGCTGTCTGTGAGAGGCAGTCAGGCTAGAAAAGCTGCCTCAGGGAAGCCCTTCAGCCCATCCTTCTCATCTAAATAATAATCAGTCTTTGAACAGTGCAGGGTAAACCCCACACCCCCTAAATATGGAGAGAAGGCAGCCAGTTCAGACCTCTGGTTTACAAAGAAATGCGCACACCCGCAAACCTCCAAGACTGGATGGAGTGTGCATTCTCTAGTCCGGTCATCTAGACGGTGTCTGTGTTTGGTTACATTCAGGTTAAGTGACAATGTAAGGTCTCCTAGGCTTAAGCTACATGGCCCCAAGAATGTTCAGTCATCTTCAAGTCTCTTTCCTGTGACCGCCCCAGCAGGTCTTGCTGCTCGAAGACGCAGCGGTGGCGAGGAAGACGGTGCCTGCGGCTGGTTGGTGCCTGACGTGCCTGGAGGCTCTGGAGGCCGCAGAGGACTCCACCTCTCTGCGCGCCTCGCTGTCTGACTTGGCGACTGCGCTGCTGCGACTGGGCGGCCTGACCACGCGCTGGGCCCGGGACGAACGCCTGGGTCGAGTTCGCCACCGGCTAGGGTGCTGCATCCCAGCGCTGCTCGCAGCCGCCCGCGGCCACCTCCGGCACCCGCGCGAGCCGCAGCTGGTGGCTTCACGGCGCCGCATCTTTGCCCTGACCAGGCAGAGCCTCAGGGAGCTCCTGGCTGTACTGCAGCCCGGCATCGCAGGGCCTGGTGCGCGCTCTCAGAATGGCGCACTGGCACGTCGTCTGCAGAAGCTGCAACAGGTCCTGGAGGAGCCTGGGCAGGGCCACCTGCGTGGTGAGCTGCTGGATGCGCCAATGGTCGCCGTGGTGTGGCACTGCCTGCACCTAGCCGCCTGCTCCACGCCAAGGGAGAGGATGCACCTAGTGTCCCATTGTCGCCAGCTGCTACAGCTCTGCCCTAGGCTGCACGGGTCTCCCCAGATCAGCCCAGGGACAGAATGCGAAGCTGTGCGGGCCGCGACTGATGCTCTCTTTCGGGGAGTCCGCGCTGGATTACTGAGCCAGATTCTGGACACGTTCACAGATACCCAAAGTCCTCTAGAGAGGCTGGTCCAGGCCGCCTTGGCGACTTCCACCATCAGGTTCCAGTGCAATAGCGAAGCTTTGGCAGAGACTTTCCGACTTCTCCTTGATGCTTTTCACAACCAAGCCAAGCAAATGATCCGAGTGGCACACTTGGTTTGGGTCTGTTGCCCCCAACAGCAACCTGGCAGAGACGTGGAGGCTGCCGTGGCAGGTCTTTGGGGGCTTGTGGTCAAAGCAATGGAACTGTTTTCACAAAGTCCCCAAACGCAAGGCCTGGACTGGAGCCCTGACACCCTACAGGCTCTGCTTGAGGCCTGGGCCAGGGAATCGGAACACCTCTTGGCATGCTTTGATGTCGTTCTCGATATTCCTGAATTCCTGAGTTTGTCCATCCAGGAAATGGCTAAACACTTGGACTTGTACTCAAGGGCTCTGAGGAGCGGAGCACCCAGAGAGTTTTCTAGATCTGTGGCGTTCTTACGCGGAAGAGCCACACACATAGTGCAGGTGATGAACAGGTACGTGGGTCAAGACCCGGATCCCATTTTCCGAAACGGGATGAGAGTCGTGGTTCAGCAGCTGGCGCAGTCTTCCTTGACGCTGGCTGCAGCCACTGAAGGCAGCACAGGTGGGGACAGCACCCAGGACACAGGTGCTCTTTTAACCATGGCAAAACACCTCATCTATTCAGCTCAGCAAGTCCACGAGGGGCTGGATGGGACCAACCACCCAGACATCCTCAGCCCGCTACGATTCCAAGTCCAAAGGTTTGACATTGCCAAGGGATGGCCTTATTTGACTCTCCCCAGCCGCCAGCCTCCTACAGCTCCCGCGCTGAAATACCAGCAGGTGCCTGGGTTGGGGGGAAATGACACGAACACCTCTTTCCTACCACTAGAACAGCTTTCCTACACGGTGGTCCCCGACACCTGCAAACAGGGGTGGGGCTTTCCATTCCTTGCTGTCAGCAAAGTCATCACTACTGCGGAGAGCCAGGAGCACCGGGTAGTGACTTCACCATGCACCAACATGCCAGAGCCAGAGTTCACTGTGAATATAGCCCCAGACATACTGGCTAGGGAAGAACCCCTGGGACGAGAGAGGATGCCAGGACTATACAAATTCTCAAGAGTGGTACCTTCGATTATCAACCTAGCCGGGGAGGAAGTCCATAGCACAAACATTAGAAGTGACAGACTTCTGGAAGTGGCTTTTCAGCAATCTGGGAGGACCAGGGAAGCCAGGCAGGCTTTGATAGCCAGGGCTGGTGACTGGTACCCTCTGTGTCGACAACTCTTTTGCCATAGCCCAACCACTGAATTACCGGGGAGCACAGCAGTGTTTGTGGAACTTCAGCAGAATTTGGCCTCAATGGTTCAAGTAGCAGCCAAAAGTGGTCCTGTGAATTTGGCCGAGAAGAGCCCTGGCCCAATGGAGCACCCGGGAATGCTTTTAGAGCTGCAAGGTAGATTGGAAAAAACAGAGGCCCATGCTAAACAGCTATTGGACCAAGTTCTGTCCTCTGATGGTCGCCAAGCCCCCAAGGTGAGGGAGGAGAACGTTGACGATGAGTGCCTTCTATGGGCAGTGGCTGTGCAGGACCTGATGCAGTGTATGGGGAGGCTCAGCAGGAGACAGGGTCTGTTCCTACTGCCCCTGCAGCAAGCAGTGAAGAGCCAGCAAGGGTTGCAGGAAGGGCTAGAGCAGGCAGCGCATGTTTCCCAAAGGTTACAAGAGGCTGCTGAGCTGTCTCGTGTTCTGTGTGCTGATGAACAGGTAAAGGATGAGGTCACCTTCCTTTGTCGAGAAGTTCATGTACTCACAGATGCCTTGCTGGAGGTGGCACACGTCTTGGTCTCCTCCCCAAAGCCCTGTCCCAGCCTCTCCACACGCTTTGAGCTTCTCTGCTTGGAACTCAGCCTGCGAGTCAAGGCCCTGACCAACCATCTGAGCAGCATCAATGCTGTCTATGAGTGTATGTTCCAAGATGCTGTTGGCAAGGGCCCCCAGACAAGGATGCTGTCTATTATCCAAGCTGTGCAGGGAATTATAGCAGGAAGTCAAGAGTCTGGACCCTTCCAGGAAGACCTTCTTGTGTCTCTAGAGAACGTTCTCGTGCTCACTAAGGAGGTGGCCGAGAGGGTCCCTGAGCTCCAAGAACACCCGGAGGAGCAGGGGTTGCATATGCTGGACTGGCTTAGGTGGGAATGGGCAGCCAAGGTCCACCATGCAGTGACTCAGCTCCAGGCCCTGGAAAGTGATCCCACGGAGGCCTGGAGACTCCTGGTCCAATGTCTGAAACCCGGGGAAGAGCCAGCAAATGCCCCAGGAGAGGTTCTCGTCCAGCTCCAGCTGCAATGTAAAGAAAGTGCAATAGAAACCTCTGCAGGGGGCAGTGTGGAGTTTCAGGATGCTGTTCCCAAAGGCATCACAGAAATCTCAATGGGGACCTGTGCTGATGAGCTAGCCACCTCCGGAACTGCCACCGCAGACGTGAGCATGGTAGGCTATGTGGCATCTTTCATCTACCTACACCTGCATCTGTTTTCTAGTAACCAAAGACACTCACTCATTCCAGAAACTCAATGCCCACACCACATGTATAATTCATACAGGACAGGCAGCATGAGCAGCCTCTAAAAGCCTAGGCTTGGGGTTCAGCTACCCTAGCCTGCAGCTACCTCTGCCATGTCCTTACCAAAATCAGAGAGAAGTCTCAGCACCATTCAGATGCCAGCATTCTAGTCCTCTAGAGGGCTGCTGAATGAGTCCCTGCAAAAATACTTCCCTTCCCTTAGCATCTAGTATGTGTCCTAGGGCAAGTGCCTACACTTTCCATCAGCCTTTTGGAGTTTTTCCTTGTTGCTTTAACAAACTTTCCTATGGCTGCCAGTACTCAGGCTGCTTCATCCACTTTGACCTTTACAGATGTCACCTCCCTGCTCCAAAGTGACAGGAACACAACTAGAATCATTGTAGTGGGGGGTAAAGGGGTTTATTAGAAAGATACTAGGTCTGTCGAATGCCTCCCCTACATATCTGCTTCCTTCTAGGGCAAGAGAGGACACTTAGGCATTAAGGATCTTAAAGATCGTGTGTATTTCTACTGACCATAACCAGAGTCAGTAGGCAATAGTACAGCTTAGCAGGACTCTAGTAGTTTCTACGCAGATACACTTCATCCAGTGTTTACCGCTCTAGAGGTGGGACCTGGGAGAGGAGAGCCTAAAAATGAGGCAGACTGGAGTCTCATGCCGTAGCCAGCCTTATTCAGAGCCTCAGACAGTTtgtactctgagggttaagaaaggTCACATGAGGAAAGTTCTCGTGAGTTTGGGCTGTacacaatcacaaggacaagcccCATGTGGCACAACCTATCCACAGAAGCAGATAAACAGCAATAGCCAATTGTAACAGATAACCTACAGTAAACTCACTCCTGTCTGCTACACCTGGGAGGTGCACGAAGCACATTCCAAAAACAACTCTGTGTTTTTGAGGAAGccgaggtcacaagactcttgttttctcGGCATtctctcacaagcactcagaatgcCTCTTgcatgactccattcttggaccgTGTTCTGACCATGCAGCATTTAATAGAGAAGTCGTCCCATGTATTCCCACCGTGACCTTACGGATGGCTAAGCACAATCTCCCAAAACTCCATAGGGCTTTGCCCGAGAGAAAACTGACCATGCCACACTATGCTTTTTTTCCTCATCAAAATGTCACTTCCACTCAAGGGGACTCCGTGACCCAACAGGGAGAATAACGGACACCATTTTCCCAAGCTCTATGCTCACCtgctcatctctttttttttttaaaatattttatttatttatttagtatacaacattccttccatgtatggttgcatgccagaagagggcaccagatctcattatagatggctgtgagccaccatgtggttgctgggaattgaactcaggatctctggaagaacagtcagtgctcttaacctctgagccatctctccagccctcatctcTCTGTAGCTGTCAGCACACACTAAGGATGCCACCCACTCACCAGCTTGCCTCCGGTTTCTGT
Protein-coding sequences here:
- the LOC119814967 gene encoding uncharacterized protein LOC119814967, which gives rise to MDSFFWDDFGPRIQNRAMEQIITPMAARLCQLLISVERKEVQREALASLQKVAEELANASEAFVHAASRLAGDSEDEWFREEMKPVVESLILSARNILLVTQKLPVQPECQRHWEELVAAAQQILVDTAKVLLLEDAAVARKTVPAAGWCLTCLEALEAAEDSTSLRASLSDLATALLRLGGLTTRWARDERLGRVRHRLGCCIPALLAAARGHLRHPREPQLVASRRRIFALTRQSLRELLAVLQPGIAGPGARSQNGALARRLQKLQQVLEEPGQGHLRGELLDAPMVAVVWHCLHLAACSTPRERMHLVSHCRQLLQLCPRLHGSPQISPGTECEAVRAATDALFRGVRAGLLSQILDTFTDTQSPLERLVQAALATSTIRFQCNSEALAETFRLLLDAFHNQAKQMIRVAHLVWVCCPQQQPGRDVEAAVAGLWGLVVKAMELFSQSPQTQGLDWSPDTLQALLEAWARESEHLLACFDVVLDIPEFLSLSIQEMAKHLDLYSRALRSGAPREFSRSVAFLRGRATHIVQVMNRYVGQDPDPIFRNGMRVVVQQLAQSSLTLAAATEGSTGGDSTQDTGALLTMAKHLIYSAQQVHEGLDGTNHPDILSPLRFQVQRFDIAKGWPYLTLPSRQPPTAPALKYQQVPGLGGNDTNTSFLPLEQLSYTVVPDTCKQGWGFPFLAVSKVITTAESQEHRVVTSPCTNMPEPEFTVNIAPDILAREEPLGRERMPGLYKFSRVVPSIINLAGEEVHSTNIRSDRLLEVAFQQSGRTREARQALIARAGDWYPLCRQLFCHSPTTELPGSTAVFVELQQNLASMVQVAAKSGPVNLAEKSPGPMEHPGMLLELQGRLEKTEAHAKQLLDQVLSSDGRQAPKVREENVDDECLLWAVAVQDLMQCMGRLSRRQGLFLLPLQQAVKSQQGLQEGLEQAAHVSQRLQEAAELSRVLCADEQVKDEVTFLCREVHVLTDALLEVAHVLVSSPKPCPSLSTRFELLCLELSLRVKALTNHLSSINAVYECMFQDAVGKGPQTRMLSIIQAVQGIIAGSQESGPFQEDLLVSLENVLVLTKEVAERVPELQEHPEEQGLHMLDWLRWEWAAKVHHAVTQLQALESDPTEAWRLLVQCLKPGEEPANAPGEVLVQLQLQCKESAIETSAGGSVEFQDAVPKGITEISMGTCADELATSGTATADVSMHQRGSPSLPPAQMDQTVPDNGGADSENRITQITQEMAKEVLLMAQSLRKRGRVLTKDQLIASAKKISTSGRNMARLIHIIAKNCVDQTCSRELLCMVEQIQTMSSQLSIISRVKASLARSKSSEELLLDNAQRLLQAVSKAVRAAEAACLRGLRWPSSDPEELEVAAFCTQWKRKLLQHRLQEASDKTCDELGLRKASTRNLPALVALVQDTL